Below is a genomic region from Cellulomonas sp. P24.
CGAGGCTGCCGAGGAGATCGTGCGTCAGCTCCGGCTGCGCGACGTCGGCGGGATCATCGTCATCGACTTCATCGACATGGTGCTCGAGTCGAACCGCGACCTCGTGCTGCGGCGTCTGGTCGAGTGCCTCGGCCGTGACCGCACCAAGCACCAGGTCGCCGAGGTCACCTCGCTCGGCCTGGTCCAGATGACACGCAAGAGGGTGGGCCAGGGGCTCGCGGAGGCGTTCGGGGACACCGTCCCGGGGCAGGAGACCACCGGCGGGCGGTCCGAGGCGACACCGGAGACCGGCGGCGAGACCTCCGGTGACGGTCGGCGGCCCCGGCGCAAGCGCGGGAGCAGCAAGGAGGGCGGCGCCGCGAGCGACACCGTCGCGACCGTCGTCCCGGTGCTCCCGGAGGCCCGTGAGGCGGTCAAGGCCACGCTGGCGACGATCGCCGCCGCGGCCGCGCACGCCCACGAGCACGCTCACGACGAGGCGCCGCACGGCACCGACGCGACGGGCACGGAGGCGAGCAGCACCGAGGCGACCGGCACGGGACCGGTGAGCAGCGAGGCGCCGGCCGGCGAGACCACCGAGTCCGTCGCCTCGGAGAGCAGCACGCCCGTCGACGAGGCGCCGGCGGCTGTGGCGGCGTCCCTCGGGGAACACCTCGACGACGCCGTCGCGGAGGGCCGCGACGGTACCGACGGGGCCGAGATCGCCCTGGTGCAGGTCGATCCTCAGGTGTTCGAGCTCGACGGGGACGAGGACGGCGGGGACGACACCTCGGCCGCAGGTGGCGGTGAGGTGACCGACCCCGTCGAGGAGTGAGCCGGCGGGCGTCCCCGCGGTTTGACCCCGCGGGATGCAGTCCGTAACCTTGAGCGTCGGTGCGCATTGTGCGTACTGATCCTGTGTGCCCGCGGCCTCGGCCTCGTGTCGAGCTGTCCTCAGACCGCCGCGATGAGCACGCCGAAGACCAGATGTGACCGAGCAGAGATGAGCAGCAACGTGGTGTACGCGATCGTGAAGGCTGGCGGCCGCCAGGAGAAGGTCGCCGTCGGCGACGTCGTCGTCGTCGACCGTCTGGCTGCACAGGCCGGTTCGACCGTCGAGCTCGCTGCGATCCTGCTGGTCGACGGGGAGAAGGTGACCTCCGACGCGAGCGCGCTCGCCAAGATCAAGGTCACCGCGGAGGTCGTCCGGGACGAGAAGGGCCCGAAGATCGACATCCTCAAGTTCAAGAACAAGACCGGCTACCGCCGCCGTCAGGGCCACCGTCAGAAGTTGACGCGCCTGAAGGTCACCGGCATCAAGTGACGTCTTCCCGCGCCTGACGGGCGCGGAACCCCCTTCCTCCCCGAACAGCACGAAAGCAGGTCAGACATGGCACACAAGAAGGGCGCGAGCTCCTCTCGCAACGGCCGCGACTCGAACGCGCAGCGACTGGGCGTCAAGCGCTTCGGTGGCCAGGTCGTCAACGCCGGCGAGATCATCGTTCGCCAGCGCGGCACGCACTTCCACCCCGGCATCAACGTCGGCCGTGGCGGCGACGACACCCTGTTCGCGCTGGCTGCCGGCGCGGTGCAGTTCGGGACGCGTCGCGGCCGCAAGGTCGTCGACATCGTCACGGCCGGCTGAGCGGGCTCTCAGCACGCAGACCAGTCAGGTTCGGAGGGGCGCACCGGTGCGGTGCGCCCCTCCGCCTGTTCCCGGGACGGCGCACGCCATCCCCGTGTGAAGGAGGAGACCATGGCGACATTCGTCGACCGTGTCGTGCTGCACGCCACCGGCGGTGACGGTGGCAACGGCTGCGCCTCCATCCACCGCGAGAAGTTCAAGCCGCTCGCCGGCCCGGACGGCGGGAACGGCGGGAACGGCGGGAGCGTGGTCCTGGTGGTCGACCCGCAGGTCACGACCCTGCTGGACTTCCACCACGGGCCCCACCGGCACGCCCCGTCCGGGACCCAGGGCATGGGGGACCACCGTCAGGGGTCGATCGGGGCCGACCTCGAGCTGTCGGTCCCGGACGGCACAGTCGTCAAGGACCTGGACGGCAACGTCCTGGCCGACCTCGTCGGCGTGGGCACACGCTACGTCGTGGCCGCCGGCGGCCACGGTGGTCTCGGCAACGCTGCTCTCGCCTCACCACGGCGCAAGGCCCCCGGGTTCGCGCTGCTCGGAGAGCCGGGCATCCACCGGGACCTCGTGCTCGAGCTCAAGTCGATCGCCGACGTCGCGCTGATCGGCTTCCCGAGCGCCGGGAAGTCCAGCCTCGTCGCCGCGATGTCGGCCGCCCGGCCGAAGATCGCCGACTACCCGTTCACGACCCTCGTGCCGAACCTCGGCGTGGTGCAGGCGGGCGACTCGCGGTTCACCGTCGCCGACGTGCCGGGTCTGATCCCGGGAGCGAGCCAGGGCAAGGGCCTCGGGCTGGAGTTCCTGCGGCACGTGGAGCGCTGCGCGGTGCTCGTGCACGTGCTGGACTGCGCGACGCTCGAGCCGAACCGGGACCCGATCAGCGACCTCGACGTCATCGAGTCCGAGCTGGCGACCTATGCGGGAGACATCGGGATCGAGGGCGGGCGCATCCCGCTGACCGAACGTCCCCGCATGGTGGTGCTCAACAAGGTCGACGTCCCGGAGGCGCGGGAGCTCGCCGAGCTGGTCCGTGCCGAGATCGAGGCGCGGGGTCTGCCCGTGTTCGAGGTCTCCGCCGCGAGCCACGAGGGACTGCGGACCCTGACCTTCGCGCTCGCCGAGCGCATCGAGAAGGCGCGGCGCGAGGCCCCCGTCGCGGCACCGGCACGGGTCGTGCTGCGGCCCAAGGCCGTCGACGACGCCGGCTTCACGGTCACGCGCCGCGAGGACGCCGACCACGAGTACTTCCAGGTGCGGGGGGTCAAGCCCGAACGCTGGGTGCGTCAGACCGACTTCACCAACGAGGAGGCGATCGGCTACCTCGCCGATCGTCTGGCCCGCCTGGGCGTCGAGGAGAAGCTGTTCTCGGCCGGTGCGGTCGCGGGGGCCGAGGTGGTCATCGGTGACGGGCCGAGCGCCGTGGTCTTCGACTGGGAGCCGACGCTCCTGACCGGGTCCGAGCTGCTCGGCGGACCGCGCGGGACGGATGCTCGCATCGTCGAGCAGCTGCGTCCGACGCGCGCCGAGAAGCGCATCGAGTACAAGGACCGCATGGACGCCAAGGCCGAGGCCCGCGCGGAGCTGTGGACCGAGCGTGAGGCCGGGTTGTGGGTGGGTGACGAGAACGACGCCTGATCACTGCGTCGGGCGGAGGCCCGGCGTTGAACCGGCGTGGCGGCGCCGATCGGATGATCGACTGGTGGTCGCCGGCCCGGCGACCTGCCCGGACGCGCAAGAATGCGGAGCGTGAACACCCCGTTGGCCGGACGCCGCGACCTCGCGACGGCAGCCCGGATCGTCGTGAAGGTCGGGTCGTCCTCACTGACCTCTGACGACGGTCGACTGGACCCGGAGCGGCTGCGGGCGCTCGTGGACGTGCTCGCCGCGCGTCGCGCGGCCGGCGGGCAGGTCGTCCTCGTCTCCTCGGGTGCGATCGCCGCAGGGCTCGCCCCGCTCGGGCTCTCCTCGAGGCCGCGTGACCTCGCCACCGCGCAGGCGACGGCCTCGGTCGGGCAGGGGCTCCTCGTCGCCCACTACACCCGGGCGTTCGGGGAGCACGGACTGCGTGTCGGGCAGGTGCTGCTCACCGCGGAGGACACCATCCGGCGCGGTCACTACCGCAACGCTCAGCGGTCGCTGAGCCGGCTGCTGGCGCTCGGCGTCGTCCCGGTGATCAACGAGAACGACGCCGTCGTGACCGAGGAGATCCGGTTCGGCGACAACGACCGGCTCGCCGCCCTCGTCTCGCACCTCGTCGCCGCGGACGCGCTCGTGCTGCTGACGGACGTCGACTCGCTGTACGACGGTCCGCCGTCGCGGCCAGGAGCTCGGCGGATCGCGGAGGTCAGGAGCCCGGCCGACCTCGAGGGGATCGAGGTGACCTCCTCGGGGAGCGCGGTCGGCACCGGGGGGATGGTCACCAAGCTCGCCTCGGTGGCGATCGCGACGGGGTCGGGCATCCCTGTCGTCCTGACCTCGGCCGCGCAGGCGGCACAGGCCCTCGCCGGCGACGAGGTGGGCACCTGGTTCAGCGCGACCGGTCGCAAGCGGTCGACGCGGATGCTCTGGCTCGCCCACGCGGCGCGCACCAACGGGCGTCTCGTCCTGGACGACGGGGCGGTCCGCGCGGTACTCGGCGGCCGAGCGTCGCTGCTGCCGGCCGGGGTCCTGTCCGTCGAGGGGACCTTCGACGCGGGCGACCCCGTCGAGCTCGTCGGCACCGACGGGCAGGTGGTCGCGCACGGGCTCGTGGCGTTCTCGGCGGAGGACCTGCCCGAGCTGCTCGGCCGGTCGACCTCGGAGCTGCGGACCGCTCTCGGGCCCGGCTACGACCGGGAGATCGTCCATCGCGACGACCTCGTCCTGGTCCGCCGGGGGCGTCGCGTCACCTGACCGTTGCGTGCTCACCGCGCACGGTGCGGCACGTGGACCGCTCGGATGGCGGCCGGGAGTCGGGCGCTACCCTGGAGCGCATGACTCCTGCACCCGGGGCAGCCGCCGACTCGCCGGCCACCTCAGCCGCACCCCCGTCTGACGAGGTCCGTGAGGCCGTCCTGGCCGCCGCGCGACGGGCCCGCGTCGCCGCGCGGTCGTTGGCCACGGCCACCCGCGCGACCAAGGACGCCGCGCTGCGCACGATGGCCGACGCGCTGGTCCTGGCCGCCGACGAGATCGTCGCCGCGAACGCCGACGACCTGGCGCGTGGGCGCGCGAACGGGACGTCGCCCGGTCTGCTGGACCGCCTCGCGCTCACCCCGGAACGCATCGGTGCGATCGCCGACGCGTTGCGCGAGCTTGCCGCGCTCCCGGACCCGGTCGGGGAGATCGTCCGGGGGTCGACGCTCCCGAACGGCCTCCAGCTCGTCCAGCGGCGGGTGCCGATGGGGGTCGTCGGGATGATCTACGAGGCCCGCCCGAACGTCACGGTCGATGCCGCGGGACTCGCGCTCAAGAGCGGCAACGCGGTGATCCTCCGCGGCGGCGCGGCGGCGGCGCGCAGCAACGAGGTGATCGTGTCCGTCCTGTCGCGTGCGCTCGTGGAGGCCGGGCTGCCGGCTGACGCGGTGCAGTCGATCGACGCCTACGGTCGGCCCGGAGCCGTGGCACTCATGCATGCGCGCGGGCTGGTGGACCTGCTCGTCCCGCGGGGCGGGGCGGACCTCATCCAGACGGTCGTGCGCGAGTCGACCGTGCCGGTCGTCGAGACCGGGGTCGGGAACTGCCACGTGTACGTGGACGCGAGCGCCGAGGTCCCGATGGCCCTGGCGATCCTCATGAACTCCAAGACGCAGCGGGTCGGGGTCTGCAACGCGGCGGAGACGCTCCTCGTGCACCGTGAGGCTGCGGACGGGTTCCTCCCGGGGGCGCTCACGGCACTCGCCGGAGCGGGCGTCGTGATCCACGGCGATGAGCGGACCCGCGCGCTCGCACCCGACGGGATCGACGTGATCCCGGCGACCGACGTCGACTGGGCGACCGAGTACCTGGCCCTCGAGATCGCGGTCCGGGTGGTCGACGACCTCGACGCCGCGGTCGAGCACATCCGCACCTGGTCGTCGGGACACACCGAGGCGATCGTCACGCAGGACCTGCGCGCGTCCGAGCAGTTCATCGCGGGCCTCGACTCGGCGGCGATCATGGTCAACGCGTCGACGCGGTTCACCGACGGGGGGCAGTTCGGCCTCGGCGCCGAGATCGGCATCTCCACGCAGAAGCTGCACGCGCGTGGTCCGATGGGCCTCACGGAGCTGACCACGACGACCTGGATCGTGCACGGGCAGGGCCACGTTCGCGACTGAGGATCGCCTCAGCCGTGAGAGACTGGACAACCGTCGGGCGCGGCGACAGCGCCCCGACCGACTCATGACGACAACCCCCGAGCCTGGCCGCCGTCACACGGTGGGCAGGACGTCGAACACCTGGAGGTGGGCGTGCACGCAGCACTGCTGATGGCCGAGACGACGGTTCGTGAGCTCCCGGCCCCCGCGCCGGTCTACGGCATCGTGGCGTTCGGCCTGCTGATCGGTCTCCTGCTCGTGACGTTCGCCTTCCGCAGCGTCGGCACGCGTCACTGAGACCCCCGGAGGCTGCTGACCGATGGCGGAGCGTCGACCGAGACTCGGGGTGATGGGCGGGACGTTCGATCCCGTGCACCACGGCCACCTGGTCGCGGCGAGCGAGGTCGCAGCCCGGTTCGACCTCGACGAGGTCGTGTTCGTGCCGACGGGGAAGCCGTCGTTCAAGCAGCACCAGGCGGTGTCGCCCGCCGAGCACCGCTACCTGATGACGGTGATCGCGACGGCGTCGAACCCGCGGTTCACGGTCAGTCGGGTCGACATCGACCGTGACGGCACGACGTACACGGTCGACACGCTGCGGGACCTGAGAGCGGAACGCCCGGATGCGGACCTGTTCTTCATCACAGGTGCGGATGCGGTCGAGCAGATCCTGACGTGGCGTGATGCGGCAGAGCTGTTCACGATGGCGCACTTCGTCGCGGTCACCCGGCCAGGCCACCAGCTCTCGATCGCCGGTCTCCCGCAGGGGAGGGTGACGCTCCAGGAGGTCCCTGCCCTGGCGATCTCCTCGACGGACATCCGCGCAAGGGCAGGCTCGGGACAGCCCGTCTGGTACCTCGTGCCCGACGGCGTCGTCCAGTACATCGGCAAGCACGGTCTGTATCGAGGTCAAGACGATGAATGACCAGCCAGGAGAGCGGCGCCGCCGTCGCGAGCAGGAGCGTGCACGGGAGACCGGGAGCGTCGCGCAGACTCCGTCGGCACCGACCGCTGCCACTCCGCAGGACGAGACCCGACCGATGTCGCGCCGGGCGATGCGTGAGCGCGAACGCGCCGCGACCGGGGCGATCGCGGTCCCCGGCCTCACGCCCGAGGGGGCAGCGACGCCGTACCCCACCGGGGTGACCCGTGGACCGGCGGTGGCAGAGACCGGGCCACGGCCGACCGTCGTCCGTCGCCAGCCGGGCAGCGCGCCGAGCGGCGCCGCGCGTCCCGATCAGGACCGGGTCGCACCGGGCCGGCCGGAGCCCGCCGGGCCGACGTGGTCGTCCCGTGAGCCGGCCTCGGGGAGCACCCCGCACGCAGGCCGTCCGGGCGTCGAGGGCTACTTCCCGAGCGCGGAGACCGGCGCGGTGCCGACGACCCCCGCCTCGCCCGCCACGACCTCGCGGTGGCCGTTCGTCAGCGGTGGGGGTCGACCGTCCGTGCCGTCGGGCGAACCGGTGGAGTCGTCGGAACCGCACGGGCAGCCGGTGCGGTCCTCCGTCTTCGGTGGTGGTGGTGCCCGTGCAGCCGGCACGCCGACCCCGATGACGCGTCCGCCGCGTGACGCTGCGGCCCGACCGGTCCCGACGACTGCGACGACACCGTCGCCGGAGTCGACCGGCCAGGCGCCTCTGACCTGGCACGACGTCCGGGCGGCCGGAGGAGTCCCGTCACCGGCGACAGCCCCACGCGGACAGGCCGGACCCGCGGCCTCCGCACCTGCGCAGGCGACGCCGGTCCAGCCGGCCCCGTCGCCGATGCGCCCCACCCCTGCGGCGTCGACGCCGGCACCGCCCGCCGCGCGCCCGCCGCAGCCGGTGGCGCAGCCGCGCGCGCCGATCGGCTGGGGAACGGGGTCGGTCGAGGAGACACAGATCACCCCGGCGGTCGATCGTCCGACGTCTGCTGCGCCCGTGCCGACTGCTGCTCCGCCCTCGCCGGCATCCGCCCCGTCGGCATCCGCTCCGCCGGCACCGTCCCCCCAACCGTCCGCCTGGGCAGGTCCTCCCGCGGTGGCGGACGCCCCAGCAGAGGTCCCGATCCCGCAGTGGGGACCGGTGAGCGCCGGACCGGTCGCGCCCCAGGACCCGCATCCCCGCGGGGCGACGCCCGCCGCCGGTCTGGCGTGGACGCCCGACGCGGTTCAGCCCGCAGGTGACGTCGCCTGGGGCGGGATCACCGCCGACGACGCCGAGGACGTGGAACCCGAGGAGGAGCGCTCGTACTCGCTGCTGCACTGGCTCGTCCTGCTGTTCCTCGCACTGGTGCTCGGTGCGCTGATCTACCTGCTCGTGAACCAGGCGACGGGTGGCCCCGGTGGCCAGTCGTCAGCGAGTGCTCTTCTCGGCACGTCCCTCAGCCATGAGGTCCTGTTCCGGTCGTCCTGATCGGTCGGCAGTCCCGCGACGACGTTGCCGCGACCGGATCACGGTCGCACCCACCCCTCAAGGAGAACCGTGTCGGCCACAGACCGCGCCATCGAGCTTGCCATCGCCGCCGCCCGTGCGGCCGCGGACCGCAAGGCCGAGGAGATCATCGCTCTCGACGTCAGCGAGCAGCTCGTGCTGACCGACGTGTTCCTCATCGCCTCGGGCACCAACGAGCGGCAGGTGTCGGCGATCGTCGACGCCGTCGAGGAGGCGCTCTACAAGCTGGGCTCCAAGCCGCTGCGGCGTGAGGGCAAGTCGCAGGGCCGGTGGGTGCTGCTCGACTTCGGCGACATCGTCGTGCACGTCCAGCACTCCGAGGACCGTGTCTTCTACGCGCTCGAGCGACTCTGGAAGGACTGCCCGGTCATCGTCCTGCCGCCCGACGTCCACGGCCGGCCGGGCGGCGACGGACCGGACTCCGCTGCCACGGCGGAGGACGAGGTCGACGAGGCGTGAGCGCGGGTCGCGTCGTCCTGTGGAGGCACGCCCGGACCGGTCACAACGCCTCGGGGCGGCTGCAGGGGCAGATCGACATCGGCCTCGACGAGGTCGGCCTCTGGCAGGCGCGCACGTCCGCCGAGGCTCTCGCGGCCACCTTCCGCCCGACGGCCGTCGTGTCGTCCGACCTGACGCGGGCGCGCACCACCGCCGGCCTGCTCGCTGAGCGGACCGGCCACTCGGTGACGACCGACCCGCGCCTGCGTGAGCGGAGCTTCGGGCAGTGGGAAGGCCTGACGGGCGAGGAGATCGCCGCCGCGTGGCCGGACGAGTACGACGCCTGGCGTCGTGGCGCGGACCTCGTCGGTGTCGGGGCGGAGAGCCGGAGCGACGTCGCCGGCCGCACGGCCGCGTCGATCCGCGAGCACGCGGCGGCCTACGGTCCGTCGGACACGCTCGTCGTCGTCTCGCACGGCGCCGCGATCACCCTGGCCGTCACCGCGCTGCTCGACCTCTCGGTCGAGGGCTGGCGCGGGCTCGTCGGCCTCGACAACGCCCACTGGGCCACGCTCCGGCCGTCGATCCCCGACGCGGAGCCGTCCTGGCGGCTGACGGGGTACAACCTCGGGCCACGCGACACGGTCGAGGACTGGAACGCCGGACCGACGCACTGAGCGCGGGGGAGGACCGCGCGGCGATGGCGGTGCGGCGTTCGCGCTGTCCCGCGTTCGGGCGACCGTGACGACATCACCGTCCCTATTCCCTTCACGCACAGGGTGCGGCTGGTGTGGGATGGGGTATGGCCTCCCGACGTGCGTCGTCCACCCCGAGCATGCCCGTCTACGGTCACGACATCCCGGGCTCGGCCGCACGCGCCGCAGTCCGAGGCGCCGCCCCGCGACCGTTCTGGTTGGACGACCCGGACCGACCGTCGCCGCTGCCGCCGCTGACGGGTGCGGTGACCACGGACCTCGTCGTCGTCGGCGGCGGGTACAGCGGACTGTGGACGGCGCTGCAGGCCAAGGAACGCGACCCCGGCCGTGACGTGGTGCTCGTCGAGGCCCACCGCGTCGGCTGGGCGGCGTCCGGACGCAACGGCGGGTTCTGCGCCGCGAGCCTCACCCATGGCGACGCGAACGGCGAGCAACGGTTCCCGCTCGAGATGCCACTGCTCCGGCTGCTCGGGCAGCGCAACCTCGAGGGCCTCGTCGAGACGGTCGAGCGGTACGGGATCGACGCGCAGCTCGAACGCACCGGGACGCTCGACGTCGCGACCGAGGACTACCAGGTCGCGGACCTCGTGCGGCAGGCCGCGGAGTCGGACGGTGAGCTCGAGTTCCTGGACCAGGAGCAGGTTCAGCGCCAGATCGCCTCGCCGCTGTTCCGTGCCGGTCTGCGTGACCGCACGGGTGCGGTCATCCTCAACCCGGCACGTCTCGCCTGGGGGCTGCGCGACGCGTGCCTCTCGCTGGGCGTCCGGATCGTCGAGGGGTCGCCCGCGCGGAGGATCTGGCGGGACGGGGACCAGGTGGTCGTCGAGACCGACGGCGGACGGGTGACCGCGGCCCACGCGGCGCTGGCGACCAACGCGTTCCCGTCGCTGCTCAAGCGCGTCGACGCGTTCATCGTGCCGGTGTACGACTACGCGCTGATGACCCGGCCGCTCAGCGACGCCGAGCTCGCATCCGTCGGCTGGTCCGAGCGTGCAGGGCTGGGCGACGTCGGGAACCAGTTCCACTACGCACGCCTGAGCGCGGACAACCGCATCCTGTGGGGCGGGTACGACGCGATCTACCACCGAGGCGGTCGGATCAGGCCCGAGTACGAGCAGCGTCCGGAGACGTTCGAACGACTGGCGCACCACTTCCAGCTGACGTTCCCGCAGCTCACCGACGTGGAGTTCACGCACGCCTGGGGTGGGGTGATCGACACCTGCTCGCGGTTCTCCCCGTTCTTCGGGACCGCCCTCGGCGGCCGAGCGGCCTACGTCGCCGGCTACACCGGCCTCGGGGTCGGATCGACGCGGTTCGGCGCCAAGGTCATGCTCGACCTGCTGGACGTCCCCGAGCACGGCGAGACCGAGCTCACGATGCTCTCGATGGTGCGGCGTTTCCCGGTGCCGTTCCCGCCCGAGCCCCTGGCCTACCCCGTGATCGAGGCGACCCGGTGGTCGCTCGACCGCGCCGACCACACCGT
It encodes:
- the rplU gene encoding 50S ribosomal protein L21; translated protein: MVYAIVKAGGRQEKVAVGDVVVVDRLAAQAGSTVELAAILLVDGEKVTSDASALAKIKVTAEVVRDEKGPKIDILKFKNKTGYRRRQGHRQKLTRLKVTGIK
- the rpmA gene encoding 50S ribosomal protein L27 gives rise to the protein MAHKKGASSSRNGRDSNAQRLGVKRFGGQVVNAGEIIVRQRGTHFHPGINVGRGGDDTLFALAAGAVQFGTRRGRKVVDIVTAG
- the obgE gene encoding GTPase ObgE, whose protein sequence is MATFVDRVVLHATGGDGGNGCASIHREKFKPLAGPDGGNGGNGGSVVLVVDPQVTTLLDFHHGPHRHAPSGTQGMGDHRQGSIGADLELSVPDGTVVKDLDGNVLADLVGVGTRYVVAAGGHGGLGNAALASPRRKAPGFALLGEPGIHRDLVLELKSIADVALIGFPSAGKSSLVAAMSAARPKIADYPFTTLVPNLGVVQAGDSRFTVADVPGLIPGASQGKGLGLEFLRHVERCAVLVHVLDCATLEPNRDPISDLDVIESELATYAGDIGIEGGRIPLTERPRMVVLNKVDVPEARELAELVRAEIEARGLPVFEVSAASHEGLRTLTFALAERIEKARREAPVAAPARVVLRPKAVDDAGFTVTRREDADHEYFQVRGVKPERWVRQTDFTNEEAIGYLADRLARLGVEEKLFSAGAVAGAEVVIGDGPSAVVFDWEPTLLTGSELLGGPRGTDARIVEQLRPTRAEKRIEYKDRMDAKAEARAELWTEREAGLWVGDENDA
- the proB gene encoding glutamate 5-kinase — its product is MRSVNTPLAGRRDLATAARIVVKVGSSSLTSDDGRLDPERLRALVDVLAARRAAGGQVVLVSSGAIAAGLAPLGLSSRPRDLATAQATASVGQGLLVAHYTRAFGEHGLRVGQVLLTAEDTIRRGHYRNAQRSLSRLLALGVVPVINENDAVVTEEIRFGDNDRLAALVSHLVAADALVLLTDVDSLYDGPPSRPGARRIAEVRSPADLEGIEVTSSGSAVGTGGMVTKLASVAIATGSGIPVVLTSAAQAAQALAGDEVGTWFSATGRKRSTRMLWLAHAARTNGRLVLDDGAVRAVLGGRASLLPAGVLSVEGTFDAGDPVELVGTDGQVVAHGLVAFSAEDLPELLGRSTSELRTALGPGYDREIVHRDDLVLVRRGRRVT
- a CDS encoding glutamate-5-semialdehyde dehydrogenase, which gives rise to MTPAPGAAADSPATSAAPPSDEVREAVLAAARRARVAARSLATATRATKDAALRTMADALVLAADEIVAANADDLARGRANGTSPGLLDRLALTPERIGAIADALRELAALPDPVGEIVRGSTLPNGLQLVQRRVPMGVVGMIYEARPNVTVDAAGLALKSGNAVILRGGAAAARSNEVIVSVLSRALVEAGLPADAVQSIDAYGRPGAVALMHARGLVDLLVPRGGADLIQTVVRESTVPVVETGVGNCHVYVDASAEVPMALAILMNSKTQRVGVCNAAETLLVHREAADGFLPGALTALAGAGVVIHGDERTRALAPDGIDVIPATDVDWATEYLALEIAVRVVDDLDAAVEHIRTWSSGHTEAIVTQDLRASEQFIAGLDSAAIMVNASTRFTDGGQFGLGAEIGISTQKLHARGPMGLTELTTTTWIVHGQGHVRD
- the nadD gene encoding nicotinate-nucleotide adenylyltransferase → MAERRPRLGVMGGTFDPVHHGHLVAASEVAARFDLDEVVFVPTGKPSFKQHQAVSPAEHRYLMTVIATASNPRFTVSRVDIDRDGTTYTVDTLRDLRAERPDADLFFITGADAVEQILTWRDAAELFTMAHFVAVTRPGHQLSIAGLPQGRVTLQEVPALAISSTDIRARAGSGQPVWYLVPDGVVQYIGKHGLYRGQDDE
- the rsfS gene encoding ribosome silencing factor, with amino-acid sequence MSATDRAIELAIAAARAAADRKAEEIIALDVSEQLVLTDVFLIASGTNERQVSAIVDAVEEALYKLGSKPLRREGKSQGRWVLLDFGDIVVHVQHSEDRVFYALERLWKDCPVIVLPPDVHGRPGGDGPDSAATAEDEVDEA
- a CDS encoding histidine phosphatase family protein produces the protein MSAGRVVLWRHARTGHNASGRLQGQIDIGLDEVGLWQARTSAEALAATFRPTAVVSSDLTRARTTAGLLAERTGHSVTTDPRLRERSFGQWEGLTGEEIAAAWPDEYDAWRRGADLVGVGAESRSDVAGRTAASIREHAAAYGPSDTLVVVSHGAAITLAVTALLDLSVEGWRGLVGLDNAHWATLRPSIPDAEPSWRLTGYNLGPRDTVEDWNAGPTH
- a CDS encoding FAD-binding oxidoreductase, which encodes MPVYGHDIPGSAARAAVRGAAPRPFWLDDPDRPSPLPPLTGAVTTDLVVVGGGYSGLWTALQAKERDPGRDVVLVEAHRVGWAASGRNGGFCAASLTHGDANGEQRFPLEMPLLRLLGQRNLEGLVETVERYGIDAQLERTGTLDVATEDYQVADLVRQAAESDGELEFLDQEQVQRQIASPLFRAGLRDRTGAVILNPARLAWGLRDACLSLGVRIVEGSPARRIWRDGDQVVVETDGGRVTAAHAALATNAFPSLLKRVDAFIVPVYDYALMTRPLSDAELASVGWSERAGLGDVGNQFHYARLSADNRILWGGYDAIYHRGGRIRPEYEQRPETFERLAHHFQLTFPQLTDVEFTHAWGGVIDTCSRFSPFFGTALGGRAAYVAGYTGLGVGSTRFGAKVMLDLLDVPEHGETELTMLSMVRRFPVPFPPEPLAYPVIEATRWSLDRADHTVGRRNLWLRTLDTFGLGFDS